One window of the Amycolatopsis mediterranei genome contains the following:
- a CDS encoding acyclic terpene utilization AtuA family protein — protein sequence MARPVRIANFSGAMGDRFSAFEEAVQGDPVDVVIGDSMAEITMSMVVAGFHENREARRGFFSEFFLRQLRPQLPAVAAKGIKVVTNAGIYHPAGLAEAIRAEVAALGLSLKVAYVTGDDLTDTAKDLIADGQLNHLETGAPLEIDDLLAVNAYLGGWGIKTALDEGADIVITGRVADASLVTGPAAWWHGWQRGDLDRIAGATAAAHIIECGPQATGGNFAGFTGLADNTLPGFPIAEVADDGSFVITKRAGDGGAVTVDTVTAQLMYEIQGPRYLNPDVTWHTDSITLAQDGPDRVRVTGARGSAASETTKVGVNFQRGYRGATWLFPTGLDVDAKIDVLKAQAERARQDHPVDELHFFVCGQPVPDPKDQWQATVAVQVTAAAPDRATVSGFLNQFCSYGLGSIPGFYIDMTQMYSMGGQPRIDYWPGLVRQADLHHRVHLSDGRVLDIAPPPDTVVFTGQPATPASPAAAFGPTSTVPFGQIVYARTGDKGANANLGVWAPDEAAWPWLAGFLTADRLRELLGCPEAVEIERYEQPNLHGISFVLRGYFPPSGSANLALDQIGKSLGEFLRARHVDVPTALLH from the coding sequence ATGGCGCGTCCGGTCCGGATCGCGAACTTCTCCGGCGCGATGGGTGACAGGTTCTCCGCGTTCGAAGAGGCCGTCCAGGGCGATCCGGTGGACGTCGTGATCGGCGACTCGATGGCCGAGATCACCATGTCGATGGTCGTCGCCGGCTTCCACGAAAACCGCGAAGCCCGGCGCGGGTTCTTCTCGGAGTTCTTCCTCCGCCAGCTGCGCCCCCAGCTGCCCGCCGTCGCCGCAAAGGGGATCAAGGTCGTCACCAACGCCGGGATCTACCACCCCGCCGGTCTCGCCGAAGCGATCCGCGCCGAAGTGGCGGCACTGGGCCTGTCGCTGAAGGTCGCGTACGTCACCGGCGACGACCTCACCGACACCGCGAAGGACCTGATCGCCGACGGGCAGCTGAACCACCTCGAAACCGGCGCCCCGCTGGAGATCGACGATCTGCTGGCCGTCAACGCCTACCTCGGCGGCTGGGGCATCAAGACCGCGCTCGACGAAGGCGCCGACATCGTCATCACCGGCCGCGTCGCCGACGCCTCCCTCGTCACCGGCCCCGCCGCGTGGTGGCACGGGTGGCAGCGCGGGGACCTGGACCGCATCGCCGGCGCGACCGCCGCCGCGCACATCATCGAATGCGGACCGCAGGCCACCGGCGGCAACTTCGCCGGCTTCACCGGCCTCGCCGACAACACCCTGCCCGGCTTCCCCATCGCCGAAGTCGCCGACGACGGCAGCTTCGTCATCACCAAACGAGCCGGCGACGGCGGCGCGGTCACCGTCGACACCGTCACCGCGCAGCTGATGTACGAGATCCAGGGCCCGCGCTACCTCAACCCGGACGTCACCTGGCACACCGACTCCATCACCCTCGCCCAGGACGGCCCGGACCGCGTGCGCGTCACCGGTGCCCGCGGCAGCGCCGCCTCCGAGACCACCAAGGTCGGGGTCAACTTCCAGCGCGGCTACCGCGGCGCGACCTGGCTCTTTCCCACCGGCCTGGACGTCGACGCCAAGATCGACGTCCTCAAAGCCCAGGCCGAACGCGCCCGCCAGGACCACCCCGTGGACGAGCTGCACTTCTTCGTCTGCGGGCAGCCGGTCCCCGATCCGAAGGACCAGTGGCAGGCCACCGTCGCCGTCCAGGTGACCGCCGCGGCGCCGGACCGGGCGACGGTGTCGGGGTTCCTGAACCAGTTCTGCTCCTACGGCCTGGGCAGCATCCCGGGCTTCTACATCGACATGACCCAGATGTACTCGATGGGCGGCCAGCCGCGGATCGACTACTGGCCCGGGCTCGTCCGCCAGGCCGACCTGCACCACCGGGTCCACCTGTCCGACGGCCGGGTCCTCGACATCGCTCCCCCGCCGGACACCGTCGTCTTCACCGGCCAGCCCGCAACCCCGGCGAGTCCCGCGGCGGCGTTCGGTCCCACCTCGACTGTCCCGTTCGGACAGATCGTTTACGCGCGCACCGGCGACAAGGGCGCCAACGCCAACCTCGGCGTGTGGGCTCCGGACGAAGCCGCGTGGCCCTGGCTCGCCGGGTTCCTCACCGCCGACCGGCTCCGCGAGCTGCTCGGCTGCCCGGAGGCCGTCGAGATCGAACGCTACGAACAGCCGAACCTGCACGGCATCTCGTTCGTGCTGCGCGGCTACTTCCCGCCCAGCGGCTCGGCGAACCTGGCGCTCGACCAGATCGGCAAGTCCCTGGGCGAGTTCCTCCGCGCCCGCCACGTCGACGTCCCGACCGCCCTGCTGCACTGA
- a CDS encoding response regulator, translated as MTVRVLVADDQHLMRAGLRGIVGTAADLTVIAEASTGLQAVDLARRERPDVVLMDIRMPDMDGLEATRLITASTDVRVLILTTFDLDDYVYQALRGGAGGFLLKDTPPADLLAAIRVIASGDALLAPSITRRLIAEFAARPEPARPGTAGAPGPGFAETGAAGPDPLASITDRERQVLALVAEGLTNAEIARRLHIAPGTAKTHVGNLLTKLNARDRVHLVIHAYRAMGAPRQG; from the coding sequence GTGACCGTCCGCGTCCTCGTGGCCGACGACCAGCACCTCATGCGCGCCGGCCTGCGCGGCATCGTCGGCACCGCCGCCGACCTGACCGTCATCGCCGAAGCGAGCACCGGCCTGCAGGCGGTCGACCTGGCCCGGCGGGAACGGCCGGACGTCGTCTTGATGGACATCCGGATGCCCGACATGGACGGCCTCGAGGCCACCCGGCTCATCACCGCGTCGACCGACGTGCGGGTGCTCATCCTGACCACCTTCGACCTCGACGACTACGTGTACCAAGCGCTGCGGGGCGGAGCCGGCGGCTTCCTGCTGAAGGACACCCCGCCGGCGGACCTCCTCGCCGCCATCCGGGTCATCGCCTCCGGCGACGCGCTGCTCGCCCCGAGCATCACGCGCCGGCTCATCGCCGAATTCGCCGCCCGCCCCGAGCCGGCCCGGCCGGGCACCGCCGGCGCTCCGGGCCCCGGTTTTGCCGAAACCGGGGCGGCCGGCCCCGATCCGCTGGCGTCGATCACGGACCGCGAGCGCCAAGTGCTCGCGCTCGTCGCCGAAGGCCTGACCAACGCGGAGATCGCCCGGCGGCTGCACATCGCGCCTGGCACCGCCAAAACCCACGTCGGCAACCTGCTGACGAAGCTGAACGCCCGCGACCGGGTCCACCTGGTCATTCACGCCTACCGCGCGATGGGCGCGCCACGCCAGGGCTGA
- a CDS encoding sensor histidine kinase, with the protein MSTEPRPPLVRRLRPGHWLLFDCLVAIGYAAIAGGVLLRHPHATPVPLALAAVAVLGLTIALRRRQPVVALGVALVVPVVFGLPYQGLLPAWSALYLVAATYRPRIALAALGAALVAPAVVVGVFDRGVLLGLISGLVWTIGHAVGRHRGYERELRRQQARQAEADRERARRGVIEERMRIAREVHDVVAHSMSVITVQAGFGDLVLDDQPAQARAALGAIATTGREALTEMRRLLGMLRDDGPAALAPAPGLGELDHLVAQTAKAGVRVQVKITGAARPLPPGIDLSAFRIVQEALTNVVKHAGTTGCRVAIGYGEHELSLEITDDGRGGPAAGGPGHGLVGMRERVHLYGGTLEAAPLPGRGFRVAASLPVAKAAV; encoded by the coding sequence ATGTCAACCGAGCCGCGTCCACCGCTGGTCAGACGGCTGCGGCCCGGCCATTGGCTGCTGTTCGACTGCCTCGTCGCGATCGGATATGCCGCGATCGCCGGTGGGGTGCTGTTGCGGCACCCGCACGCAACGCCGGTGCCGCTCGCGCTGGCCGCGGTGGCGGTGCTCGGCCTCACGATCGCGCTGCGCCGCCGGCAGCCGGTGGTCGCGCTCGGGGTGGCGCTGGTCGTGCCGGTGGTGTTCGGCTTGCCCTATCAAGGTCTGCTGCCGGCCTGGAGCGCCCTTTATCTCGTGGCGGCCACGTACCGGCCGCGGATCGCGCTGGCCGCCCTCGGCGCCGCGCTCGTCGCCCCGGCGGTGGTGGTCGGGGTCTTCGACCGCGGTGTGCTGCTCGGCCTGATCTCCGGCCTCGTTTGGACCATCGGCCACGCCGTCGGGCGGCACCGGGGCTACGAGCGGGAACTGCGGCGGCAGCAAGCCCGGCAGGCCGAGGCCGACCGGGAACGGGCGCGCCGAGGCGTCATCGAGGAGCGGATGCGCATCGCCAGGGAGGTGCACGACGTGGTTGCGCACAGCATGAGCGTGATCACGGTGCAGGCCGGTTTCGGTGATCTCGTGCTCGACGACCAGCCCGCGCAGGCCCGGGCCGCGCTCGGCGCCATCGCCACCACCGGCCGGGAGGCGCTCACGGAAATGCGCCGGCTCCTCGGCATGCTGCGCGACGACGGCCCGGCGGCCCTTGCTCCGGCGCCCGGTCTCGGCGAGCTCGACCACCTGGTGGCGCAGACCGCGAAGGCCGGGGTCCGGGTCCAGGTGAAGATCACCGGCGCGGCTCGGCCGTTGCCGCCCGGGATCGACCTGTCGGCCTTCCGGATCGTGCAGGAGGCGCTCACCAACGTGGTCAAGCACGCCGGGACCACCGGTTGCCGGGTCGCCATCGGTTACGGGGAGCACGAGCTGTCCCTCGAGATCACCGACGACGGTCGCGGCGGCCCGGCCGCGGGTGGGCCCGGCCACGGCCTGGTCGGCATGCGCGAGCGGGTGCACCTCTACGGCGGCACCCTGGAGGCCGCGCCGCTGCCGGGCCGGGGATTCCGGGTCGCCGCGTCGCTGCCGGTGGCGAAGGCGGCGGTGTGA
- a CDS encoding serine hydrolase domain-containing protein — MRINRGAARLLVLAVLSTGVVDVLGTAPGSAASGPGTGMPALDSVLAEQFARSPAVPGIAARVDAPGLRWERAVGKADRATGTPLVAGNTFRIASVTKTFTAAAVLTLVDQRRVNLDAAVARYLSPPYLELLRRGGYDPDLITVRMLLDHTSGLYDYATDDSYRETALTDLHRHWLPTEQIGWAMDHGHPYGAPGALFHYSDTGYVLLARIVESVTGTAQAAAYRRLLRYDRLGLTATWFETLEPAPPTAGARAHQYYVDPAADLDLDAYTADPSFDLYGGGGLVSSVADLTRFYRALLDGRVLSRAALRTMLTLVPAADGDGAGMGIFPRRIEGMTCWWHNGFWGSAVLYCPQRRLAVAVTVNAFTADRTTPTALADAVALATAASKSAPGPVKR; from the coding sequence ATGAGGATCAACCGTGGAGCAGCGCGCCTGCTCGTTCTCGCCGTGCTGAGCACAGGCGTGGTAGATGTGCTGGGCACCGCCCCTGGTTCGGCGGCGTCCGGCCCGGGCACAGGGATGCCCGCGCTGGACAGCGTTCTCGCCGAGCAGTTCGCCCGATCCCCGGCGGTGCCGGGCATCGCGGCGCGAGTGGACGCACCCGGCCTGCGCTGGGAACGGGCGGTCGGGAAAGCCGATCGAGCCACCGGCACCCCACTCGTCGCCGGCAACACCTTCCGCATCGCCTCGGTCACCAAGACGTTCACCGCGGCGGCCGTGCTCACGCTCGTCGACCAGCGCCGGGTGAACCTCGATGCCGCCGTCGCCCGGTATCTGTCGCCGCCCTACCTCGAACTGCTGCGCCGCGGCGGCTACGACCCGGACCTGATCACCGTGCGCATGCTGCTCGACCACACCAGCGGTCTGTACGACTACGCCACCGACGACAGCTATCGCGAAACAGCGTTGACGGACCTGCACCGGCATTGGCTCCCCACCGAGCAAATCGGCTGGGCAATGGACCACGGCCACCCCTACGGCGCACCGGGCGCGCTGTTCCACTACTCCGACACCGGCTACGTGCTGCTGGCCCGGATCGTGGAATCGGTCACCGGCACTGCGCAAGCGGCCGCCTACCGCCGGCTGCTGCGCTACGACCGCCTGGGCCTGACCGCCACCTGGTTCGAGACCCTCGAGCCGGCCCCGCCCACCGCCGGTGCCCGGGCCCACCAGTACTACGTCGACCCCGCAGCCGACCTCGACCTGGACGCCTACACCGCGGACCCGTCCTTCGACCTCTACGGCGGCGGCGGGCTGGTCTCCAGCGTCGCCGACCTCACCCGGTTCTACCGGGCGTTGCTGGACGGCCGGGTGCTCAGCCGCGCCGCGCTGCGCACCATGCTCACCCTGGTCCCGGCCGCCGACGGCGACGGGGCGGGCATGGGCATCTTCCCGCGGCGCATCGAAGGCATGACCTGCTGGTGGCACAACGGTTTCTGGGGTTCGGCCGTCCTCTACTGCCCGCAGCGCAGGCTCGCCGTCGCGGTGACCGTCAACGCGTTCACCGCCGACCGGACGACACCGACCGCGTTGGCCGACGCCGTCGCCCTGGCCACAGCGGCAAGCAAGTCCGCTCCCGGACCGGTTAAGCGCTAG
- a CDS encoding CoA transferase, with the protein METTDPRALRDAMLEAVRNRATGDAFDPHAELRALLAPLGFTPEDSGGTITFHKRDPLMPSSIRIGGAAAVALAQQSVIAAKLWRMRTGLGQDITVDLGQAIRRLAPASEMKWETLNGYPADMPDRSVFAYFGFYPTRDGRHVIPPNIYPGLKSKMLAVLDCADHPEALGRAIARYTADELEALGEEHGIVFAKVRSVEEFVAEPVFEHLASRPLIEIEKVADTPPEPLPEWGTHPLSGIRALGMGHVIAGAGIGRSLASLGADVLNVWRVAEFEQDPLIATANVGMRSTRLNVRGPDGRETLRALLRDADIFFANRRPGLLTELGVDAEQAFAVRPGLIHVTASCHGETGPWARRVGFDQVAGTVTGMVAAEGTLEAPKLPPTSIINDYLVAWLGATGAMAALARRATEGGSYRIHVSLTRAAMWAVTLGFFDWDHVHRTVGSGGEHELLDPQLFTSLTPLGIYQGVTENITLSRTPHHYLNVLSPRGADQPVWLPRPQMPDVAALAKILGRG; encoded by the coding sequence GTGGAAACCACCGACCCGCGGGCCCTGCGCGACGCGATGCTCGAGGCCGTCCGGAACCGCGCCACCGGCGACGCGTTCGATCCGCACGCCGAACTCCGCGCGCTCCTCGCCCCGCTCGGCTTCACCCCCGAAGACAGCGGCGGCACCATCACCTTCCACAAGCGCGACCCGCTGATGCCCAGCAGCATCCGCATCGGCGGGGCCGCCGCCGTCGCGCTGGCCCAGCAGTCGGTGATCGCCGCGAAGCTGTGGCGGATGCGCACCGGCCTCGGCCAGGACATCACCGTCGACCTCGGCCAGGCCATCCGCCGCCTCGCCCCGGCGTCGGAGATGAAGTGGGAGACCCTCAACGGCTACCCCGCCGACATGCCCGACCGCAGCGTCTTCGCCTACTTCGGGTTCTACCCCACGCGCGACGGCCGCCACGTCATCCCGCCCAACATCTACCCCGGCCTCAAGTCGAAGATGCTCGCCGTCCTCGACTGCGCCGACCACCCCGAAGCCCTCGGCCGCGCCATCGCCAGGTACACCGCCGACGAGCTCGAAGCACTCGGCGAAGAGCACGGGATCGTCTTCGCCAAGGTCCGCAGCGTCGAGGAGTTCGTCGCCGAGCCGGTGTTCGAGCACCTCGCCTCCCGGCCCCTGATCGAAATCGAAAAGGTCGCCGACACCCCGCCCGAACCGCTGCCGGAGTGGGGCACCCACCCCCTGTCCGGGATCCGCGCGCTCGGCATGGGTCACGTCATCGCCGGGGCCGGCATCGGCCGCTCCCTGGCCTCGCTCGGCGCGGACGTCCTCAACGTCTGGCGCGTCGCGGAGTTCGAACAGGACCCCCTCATCGCCACCGCCAACGTGGGCATGCGCTCCACCCGCCTCAACGTCCGCGGGCCCGACGGCCGGGAAACCCTGCGTGCCCTGCTGCGCGACGCGGACATCTTCTTCGCCAACCGGCGACCCGGCCTGCTGACCGAACTCGGCGTCGACGCCGAACAGGCGTTCGCCGTGCGGCCCGGCCTCATCCACGTCACCGCCAGCTGCCACGGCGAAACCGGCCCGTGGGCCCGCCGCGTCGGCTTCGACCAGGTCGCCGGCACGGTCACCGGCATGGTCGCCGCCGAAGGCACCCTCGAGGCCCCGAAGCTGCCCCCGACGTCGATCATCAACGACTACCTCGTCGCCTGGCTCGGCGCGACCGGCGCCATGGCCGCGCTCGCCCGCCGCGCCACCGAAGGCGGCAGCTACCGGATCCACGTCTCGCTCACCCGCGCGGCGATGTGGGCGGTCACCCTCGGCTTCTTCGACTGGGACCACGTCCACCGGACCGTCGGCAGCGGCGGAGAACACGAACTGCTCGACCCCCAGCTGTTCACCTCGCTCACCCCGCTGGGCATCTACCAGGGCGTCACCGAGAACATCACGCTGTCCCGCACGCCGCACCACTACCTGAACGTGCTCTCCCCCCGCGGCGCCGACCAGCCCGTCTGGCTTCCGCGGCCGCAGATGCCGGACGTCGCCGCGCTGGCCAAAATCCTGGGCCGCGGCTGA
- a CDS encoding response regulator, producing the protein MRAKSSVPRLDVVVTAALVALTVANVAARPDAGRLIHVAGILTVAPLAPRQVTPVAVMTVTACAVTVYSALESAELPNAGLGLLIAMFTVGTMCSTPVAALMWLLSVLCFLPTFLNPSSDFKLAKLLESALILFCSWALGESTKRWAQRVQLQAEQARRAVADERVRIARELHAVVAHHMSVISLQAGLARYVFDSDPQTARTAVATIDGTSREALQEMRRLLDVLRLDDDGEVDLSPQPGIEAVPGLVERVRAAGLAVELVVTGRPRPVSPGVAISAYRIAQESLTNVLKHAGAASARVGIAYHGRCVEVRITDDGAGARTGGGPSSYGMRERTDLYGGTFEAGPRPDDQPLVRAGLAGLLEAAPGIDVVAEAANGVDAVASATATRPDVVLMDVRMPELDGISATRRILSRDPGWQPRIIILTTFDISEYVYTSLREGASGFLLKDTPADRVIAAIHAVAAGDVLLSPRITRRLIESFARHHVVAAYESGLIVPSSAD; encoded by the coding sequence GTGCGCGCAAAGTCTTCCGTGCCCCGGCTGGACGTCGTCGTCACAGCGGCGCTCGTGGCACTGACCGTCGCCAACGTGGCGGCCCGCCCGGACGCCGGCCGGCTGATCCACGTCGCCGGAATCCTGACCGTCGCACCCCTCGCCCCGCGGCAGGTCACTCCGGTCGCCGTCATGACGGTGACCGCCTGCGCGGTGACCGTGTACTCCGCGCTGGAGTCGGCGGAACTGCCCAACGCGGGCTTGGGCCTGTTGATCGCGATGTTCACGGTGGGCACCATGTGCTCCACCCCGGTGGCCGCGCTGATGTGGTTGCTTTCGGTGCTCTGCTTCCTCCCGACGTTCCTGAACCCGTCCAGCGACTTCAAGCTGGCCAAGCTGCTCGAAAGCGCGCTGATCCTGTTCTGCTCCTGGGCACTCGGCGAAAGCACCAAGCGCTGGGCGCAGCGGGTGCAGCTCCAGGCCGAGCAGGCCCGCCGAGCGGTCGCCGACGAACGCGTCCGGATCGCCCGGGAACTCCACGCCGTCGTCGCGCACCACATGTCCGTCATCTCCCTTCAAGCCGGATTGGCTCGCTACGTGTTCGACAGCGACCCGCAGACCGCACGCACGGCAGTCGCCACCATCGACGGAACCAGCCGCGAAGCGCTGCAGGAGATGCGCCGGCTCCTGGACGTCCTCCGGCTCGACGACGACGGTGAAGTCGACCTGTCGCCACAGCCGGGTATCGAGGCGGTACCGGGCCTGGTCGAGCGGGTCCGGGCCGCGGGCTTGGCCGTCGAACTGGTGGTGACCGGCCGGCCGAGGCCCGTGTCGCCCGGAGTCGCGATCTCCGCCTACCGGATCGCCCAGGAGTCACTGACCAATGTCCTGAAGCACGCGGGCGCCGCGTCGGCGCGAGTGGGGATCGCCTACCACGGTCGGTGCGTCGAAGTCAGGATCACCGACGACGGAGCCGGCGCCCGCACCGGAGGCGGACCGTCTTCGTACGGCATGCGCGAGCGCACGGACCTCTACGGCGGAACGTTCGAGGCCGGTCCGCGCCCCGACGACCAGCCGCTGGTGCGGGCCGGCCTGGCGGGGCTGCTCGAGGCCGCCCCGGGGATCGACGTGGTGGCCGAGGCCGCCAACGGCGTCGACGCGGTCGCCTCGGCCACGGCCACCCGGCCGGACGTGGTGCTCATGGACGTGCGCATGCCGGAACTCGACGGGATCTCCGCGACGCGGCGGATCCTGAGCCGAGACCCGGGGTGGCAGCCCCGCATCATCATCCTGACCACCTTCGACATTTCGGAGTACGTGTACACCTCCCTCCGCGAGGGGGCATCGGGGTTCCTGCTCAAGGACACCCCGGCCGACCGGGTCATCGCCGCGATCCACGCCGTCGCGGCCGGCGACGTGCTGCTTTCGCCGCGGATCACCCGGCGGCTGATCGAAAGCTTCGCGCGCCACCACGTGGTGGCCGCGTACGAATCCGGCCTGATCGTGCCGTCTTCCGCGGATTGA
- a CDS encoding TetR/AcrR family transcriptional regulator, which produces MSTNGVPRAPARTGSADPRAARVRDRLRRAAFELIEGRRVERISVSDITQLAGVSRQVFYQHFRDRDDAVAQAVAASFRELAPGDGEDPRAVIHRLCEFSARHAELYRNLYPSAASQQTANAYRDLLHPACLRLVEHLPDPATLADFVLGGIIEILRLPAEGSAAPATAESLRRRVDACLDVISGASVTAHFEA; this is translated from the coding sequence GTGTCAACGAACGGAGTTCCGCGAGCGCCCGCCCGCACCGGCAGCGCCGATCCCCGAGCCGCGCGCGTGCGCGACCGGCTCCGGCGGGCCGCGTTCGAGCTGATCGAGGGGCGCCGGGTCGAGCGGATCTCGGTCAGCGACATCACCCAGCTCGCCGGCGTGAGCAGGCAGGTCTTCTACCAGCACTTCCGCGACCGCGACGACGCCGTCGCCCAGGCCGTGGCGGCCTCGTTCCGCGAACTCGCCCCCGGCGACGGGGAAGACCCGCGAGCGGTGATCCACCGCCTGTGCGAGTTCTCGGCCCGGCACGCGGAGCTCTACCGCAACCTGTACCCCAGCGCGGCGTCGCAGCAGACCGCGAACGCCTACCGCGACCTCCTGCACCCGGCGTGCCTCCGGCTCGTCGAGCACCTCCCGGATCCGGCGACCCTCGCGGACTTCGTCCTGGGCGGCATCATCGAGATCCTCCGGCTGCCGGCCGAAGGCTCGGCAGCGCCGGCCACCGCCGAGTCCTTGCGCCGCCGCGTCGACGCCTGCCTCGACGTCATCAGTGGCGCTTCGGTGACCGCACACTTCGAGGCATGA